A single genomic interval of Kineosporia corallincola harbors:
- a CDS encoding thiolase family protein, translating into MTRDAVIVEAVRTPVGRRGGGLAGVHPADLSAHVLTSLAERSGVDPALVDDVIWGCVSQVGEQTLDIARTAVLAAGWPQTVPGVTVDRQCGSSQQSVHFAAAGLIAGQYDVVVAGGVESMSRVPMGSSAAGHDPLGPRFAARYGDVAPNQGVGAEMIAERWGLSRTQLDEFALSSHEKAAAAQDSGRFDAQLTPVPVPGGTTVTRDEGVRRGGTLEALAGLKTVFRPRNGVITAGNASQISDGGAALLMTTSARAAELGLTPIARVHTAVLAGDDPVTMLTAPIPATRKALARSGLRLDEIGAFEVNEAFAPVPLAWLAEIGADPKALNPNGGAIALGHPLGGSGARLMTTLLHHLRDHGIRYGLQTMCEGGGQANATVLELL; encoded by the coding sequence ATGACGCGAGACGCCGTGATCGTCGAGGCCGTACGCACGCCGGTGGGCCGGCGGGGCGGAGGGCTGGCCGGGGTGCATCCGGCCGACCTGTCCGCCCATGTGCTCACCAGTCTGGCCGAGCGCTCGGGCGTCGACCCGGCCCTGGTCGACGACGTGATCTGGGGGTGCGTGTCCCAGGTCGGCGAGCAGACCCTCGACATCGCCCGCACCGCCGTCCTGGCCGCCGGCTGGCCGCAGACCGTGCCCGGGGTGACCGTCGACCGGCAGTGCGGATCGTCGCAGCAGTCCGTGCATTTCGCCGCGGCCGGGCTGATCGCCGGGCAGTACGACGTGGTCGTGGCCGGGGGCGTCGAATCGATGAGCCGGGTGCCGATGGGCTCGTCCGCGGCCGGGCACGACCCGCTCGGCCCGCGGTTCGCCGCCCGCTACGGCGACGTGGCCCCGAACCAGGGCGTCGGCGCGGAGATGATCGCCGAACGGTGGGGCCTGAGCCGCACCCAGCTCGACGAGTTCGCCCTGTCGTCCCACGAGAAGGCCGCCGCCGCCCAGGATTCGGGCCGGTTCGACGCCCAGCTGACACCGGTGCCGGTGCCCGGCGGCACGACGGTGACCCGCGACGAGGGTGTCCGCCGCGGCGGCACCCTGGAGGCGCTGGCCGGGCTGAAGACCGTGTTCCGCCCGCGGAACGGCGTGATCACCGCGGGCAACGCCTCGCAGATCTCCGACGGCGGTGCCGCCCTGCTGATGACCACCTCCGCCCGGGCCGCCGAACTGGGACTCACCCCGATCGCCCGGGTGCACACGGCGGTGCTGGCCGGCGACGACCCGGTCACCATGCTCACCGCCCCGATCCCGGCCACCCGCAAGGCGCTGGCCCGCTCCGGGCTGCGGCTCGACGAGATCGGCGCGTTCGAGGTCAACGAGGCGTTCGCCCCGGTGCCCCTGGCCTGGCTGGCCGAGATCGGCGCCGACCCCAAGGCCCTGAACCCGAACGGCGGAGCGATCGCGCTCGGCCATCCGCTCGGCGGCTCCGGCGCCCGGCTGATGACCACCCTGCTGCACCATCTGCGCGACCACGGCATCCGCTACGGCCTCCAGACCATGTGCGAGGGCGGTGGCCAGGCCAACGCGACAGTGCTGGAACTGCTCTGA
- a CDS encoding MarR family winged helix-turn-helix transcriptional regulator: MRTAPENELGEHLVPVLGRLARLLRQIELPGEPSPVTLAVLRRLRDEGTARITDLARAERASQPAMTQLLGRMERAGLVVRVHDQHDRRSVRAQITGTGRDLLRRTENHYARALGLRLGQLSAHDRDTLGEALPALAHLASAPDLPPMDLTPTFLPAPKSRGGER; this comes from the coding sequence ATGCGTACGGCTCCCGAGAACGAGCTCGGGGAACACCTGGTCCCCGTGCTCGGCCGGCTGGCGCGGCTGCTGCGGCAGATCGAGCTGCCCGGTGAGCCGAGCCCGGTCACCCTGGCGGTGCTGCGGCGGCTGCGCGATGAGGGCACGGCCCGCATCACCGACCTGGCCCGCGCCGAGCGCGCCTCGCAGCCCGCCATGACCCAGTTGCTCGGCCGGATGGAGCGCGCCGGCCTGGTGGTACGGGTGCACGACCAGCACGACCGCCGGTCGGTGCGGGCCCAGATCACCGGGACGGGCCGGGATCTGCTGCGGCGCACCGAGAATCACTACGCGCGGGCGCTGGGCCTACGGCTCGGGCAGCTGAGCGCGCACGACCGGGACACCCTGGGCGAGGCCCTGCCGGCGCTGGCCCACCTGGCCTCGGCGCCCGACCTGCCGCCGATGGACCTCACCCCGACCTTCCTGCCGGCCCCGAAAAGTCGTGGTGGGGAACGGTGA
- a CDS encoding serine hydrolase domain-containing protein: MRHSHPILLRAAVAGIGTALVLGTGTATAATRQAGRAATHPFTAELQRTARAVVAAGGAGYLARADDGTDILTATAGLADPATGRRMKNKDQYEAGSQTKTFVSVLVLQLVAEGTVQLDSPVETYLPGVVPNGQNITVRMLLQHTSGLFNYTDDSQLVAAALADPHRVLSPQQILRAAFQHDAVFEPGTSWAYSNTGYIVLGELLKKVTGESVGALIDQRIAKPLRLGDTYLADPFVTDIGPGFAHGHLIDFTADPPSRVDVADWTLSWAGSAGALVSTARDLSDFYTALLGGDLLPAAQLAEMRRTVDVPDGFGGYGLGLIKVTTACGTVWGHGGDTVGHHTTTLVTADGSRSVATDTSSEPGEADENDAELETFVRAVTEAEFAALCAMTGQEVPSGAAVREGAQRLSRQLAPAAG; the protein is encoded by the coding sequence ATGAGGCACTCTCACCCCATTCTCCTGCGCGCTGCCGTGGCCGGGATCGGCACCGCGCTGGTGCTCGGCACCGGCACCGCGACAGCGGCCACCCGGCAGGCCGGGCGCGCAGCGACCCACCCGTTCACCGCCGAACTCCAGCGCACGGCCCGGGCCGTGGTCGCCGCGGGTGGCGCCGGCTACCTGGCCCGGGCCGACGACGGCACCGACATTCTCACCGCCACAGCCGGTCTCGCCGACCCGGCGACCGGGCGCCGGATGAAGAACAAGGACCAGTACGAGGCCGGCAGCCAGACCAAGACCTTCGTGTCCGTGCTCGTGCTGCAACTCGTGGCCGAGGGCACGGTGCAGCTCGACAGCCCGGTCGAGACCTATCTGCCCGGCGTCGTGCCGAACGGGCAGAACATCACCGTGCGCATGCTTCTGCAACACACCAGCGGCCTGTTCAACTACACCGACGACTCCCAGCTGGTGGCGGCGGCGCTGGCCGACCCGCACCGGGTGCTCTCGCCGCAGCAGATTCTGCGGGCGGCGTTCCAGCACGACGCCGTCTTCGAGCCCGGCACCAGCTGGGCGTACTCCAACACCGGGTACATCGTGCTCGGCGAGCTGCTGAAGAAGGTCACCGGCGAGAGCGTGGGCGCGCTGATCGATCAGCGCATCGCCAAACCCCTGCGGCTGGGCGACACCTACCTGGCCGACCCGTTCGTCACCGACATCGGCCCGGGGTTCGCCCACGGTCACCTCATCGACTTCACCGCCGACCCGCCCAGCCGGGTCGACGTCGCGGACTGGACGCTGAGCTGGGCCGGCAGCGCCGGGGCCCTGGTCTCCACCGCCCGTGACCTGTCCGACTTCTACACCGCCCTGCTCGGGGGCGACCTGCTGCCCGCCGCCCAGCTCGCCGAGATGCGGCGCACCGTGGACGTTCCCGATGGTTTCGGCGGTTACGGCCTGGGCCTGATCAAGGTGACCACGGCGTGCGGAACGGTCTGGGGCCACGGCGGCGACACCGTCGGGCACCACACCACCACACTGGTCACCGCCGACGGCTCGCGCAGCGTGGCCACCGACACCAGCAGCGAGCCCGGTGAGGCGGACGAGAACGACGCCGAGCTGGAGACTTTCGTGAGGGCCGTCACCGAGGCCGAGTTCGCCGCCCTGTGCGCGATGACCGGCCAGGAGGTGCCGTCCGGCGCCGCCGTGCGTGAGGGCGCGCAGCGGCTCAGCCGTCAGCTCGCCCCGGCCGCCGGATGA
- a CDS encoding CaiB/BaiF CoA transferase family protein, protein MDPSTGGPLSGVRVLELGGIGPVPHAAMVLADLGADVVRVARPASSQQAGEQAGPPAGHLLRGRRIVRLDLRSGAGRHSVLGLLPHCDVLLEGFRPGVTERLGLGPDDCHAVAPHLVYGRMTGWGRNGPRAGQVGHDINYLALTGVLHAIGRAGERPVPPLNLVGDFGGGSMLLVTGVLAALLEREKAGRGQVVDAAMVDGSALLMQMMWAWRATGDWLDAPGSNLLDGGAPFYDTYVCADGRHVAVGALEPRFYAELLHGLGLDPADLPGQYDRTGWPALRARFTAAFVGHDLAHWTRVFDGTSACVTPVLTMTEALADPHLRERATFVEVDGVPQPGPAPRFSRSARTAPAAAREAPIADVTADWAGPAVAG, encoded by the coding sequence ATGGATCCGTCGACCGGGGGCCCGCTGTCGGGCGTGCGGGTGCTGGAGCTGGGCGGGATCGGGCCGGTCCCGCACGCCGCGATGGTGCTGGCCGACCTGGGCGCCGACGTGGTGCGGGTGGCGCGGCCGGCCTCGAGTCAACAGGCGGGAGAACAGGCCGGGCCGCCGGCCGGGCACCTGCTGCGAGGGCGCCGCATCGTCCGGCTCGACCTGCGCTCCGGCGCCGGACGGCACAGCGTGCTCGGCCTGCTGCCGCACTGCGACGTGCTGCTGGAGGGGTTTCGGCCGGGGGTGACCGAACGGCTCGGGCTCGGGCCGGACGACTGCCACGCCGTCGCGCCGCACCTGGTCTACGGCCGGATGACCGGCTGGGGCCGGAACGGTCCCCGGGCCGGGCAGGTGGGGCACGACATCAACTACCTCGCGCTGACCGGGGTGCTGCACGCGATCGGGCGCGCCGGGGAGCGTCCCGTGCCACCGCTCAACCTGGTCGGCGACTTCGGCGGCGGCTCGATGCTGCTGGTCACCGGCGTGCTGGCGGCGCTGCTGGAACGGGAGAAGGCAGGCCGCGGGCAGGTGGTCGACGCCGCGATGGTCGACGGCTCGGCCCTGCTCATGCAGATGATGTGGGCCTGGCGGGCCACCGGCGACTGGCTGGACGCGCCGGGCTCCAACCTGCTCGACGGCGGGGCCCCGTTCTACGACACCTACGTCTGCGCCGACGGCCGGCACGTGGCCGTGGGCGCGCTCGAACCGCGGTTCTACGCCGAGCTGCTGCACGGTCTGGGCCTGGACCCGGCGGACCTGCCCGGCCAGTACGACCGCACCGGCTGGCCGGCGCTGCGGGCCCGGTTCACCGCCGCCTTCGTCGGGCACGACCTGGCGCACTGGACCAGGGTTTTCGACGGCACCTCAGCCTGCGTGACACCGGTGCTCACGATGACCGAGGCCCTGGCCGATCCGCATCTGCGGGAGCGGGCCACGTTCGTCGAGGTGGACGGCGTGCCGCAACCCGGCCCGGCGCCGCGCTTCTCCCGCTCGGCCCGCACCGCGCCGGCCGCGGCCCGGGAGGCACCGATCGCGGACGTGACGGCGGACTGGGCCGGGCCCGCGGTTGCGGGGTGA
- a CDS encoding universal stress protein: MNSWLTDPAAFELGCDGPSSIVVAVGCSQTSGRVLAYAAGVARRQNSRLLAVHVRRPMGAGASWTASAGADAYALAAGALAECQQGLEAEIREEIRQLSVTWGVPIQFCVRTGDPLREIARTAELAHADAIIVGAPGTRIRGRLGGSFGARLMDRCGWPVTVVP; the protein is encoded by the coding sequence ATGAATTCCTGGCTGACCGACCCGGCGGCGTTCGAGCTGGGCTGCGACGGGCCGAGCAGCATCGTCGTGGCGGTCGGCTGCTCGCAGACCTCGGGCCGGGTGCTGGCCTACGCCGCCGGGGTGGCCCGGCGGCAGAACAGCCGGCTGCTGGCCGTGCACGTGCGCCGGCCGATGGGTGCCGGGGCCTCGTGGACCGCGAGCGCCGGGGCCGACGCCTACGCCCTGGCGGCCGGGGCGCTGGCCGAGTGCCAGCAGGGGCTGGAGGCGGAGATCCGCGAGGAGATCCGGCAGCTGTCCGTGACCTGGGGCGTGCCCATCCAGTTCTGCGTGCGCACCGGTGACCCGCTGCGCGAGATCGCCCGCACCGCGGAGCTGGCGCACGCCGACGCGATCATCGTGGGTGCGCCGGGCACCCGGATCCGGGGCCGGCTGGGCGGATCGTTCGGTGCCCGGCTGATGGACCGGTGCGGGTGGCCGGTCACCGTGGTGCCCTGA
- a CDS encoding phosphotransferase family protein, protein MDDESTLARPDLVGPLLVRVTGDERWRHPRAEMVVGGRSNLTYLLTGPAGELVLRRPPSGGVLATAHDMARETRVQRALAGSVVPVPRIVLHDEGDLIGVPFYVMTKLPGLVVRDTLPPGFTPRRCRELGEALTDTLADLHGVDPAAVGLENFGRAEGFAERQVRRWSRQIAATPAKPVPGLDVLADRLLARLPAPQPGTIVHGDYRLDNCLVHDADGPGTVRLSGVLDWEMSTLGDPLTDLGMLLFYWEALARLGSPLARTVTTSPGFPGAEEVARRWSARTGIGIGDLEWYLAFAHFKFAAIALGVQARVEAGAMGGQTVDDLGDLVAGLAGAGLTIVR, encoded by the coding sequence ATGGACGACGAGAGCACCCTTGCCCGGCCGGATCTGGTCGGTCCCCTGCTCGTCCGCGTCACCGGTGACGAGCGCTGGCGCCACCCCCGCGCCGAGATGGTCGTCGGCGGCCGGTCCAACCTGACCTACCTGCTCACCGGCCCGGCGGGCGAACTGGTGCTGCGCCGCCCGCCCAGCGGCGGGGTGCTGGCCACGGCGCACGACATGGCCCGCGAGACACGCGTACAGCGTGCGCTGGCCGGGTCCGTCGTGCCGGTGCCGCGCATCGTGCTGCACGACGAGGGTGACCTGATCGGCGTCCCGTTCTACGTGATGACGAAGCTGCCCGGGCTGGTCGTCCGGGACACCCTGCCACCCGGCTTCACCCCGCGGCGCTGCCGTGAGCTCGGCGAGGCGCTCACCGACACCCTGGCCGACCTGCACGGTGTCGACCCGGCCGCGGTGGGGCTGGAGAACTTCGGCCGGGCCGAGGGTTTCGCCGAACGCCAGGTGCGGCGCTGGAGCCGGCAGATCGCCGCCACCCCGGCGAAACCCGTTCCGGGGCTGGACGTCCTGGCCGACCGGCTGCTCGCCCGGCTGCCCGCTCCACAGCCGGGAACGATCGTGCACGGCGACTACCGGCTCGACAACTGCCTGGTGCACGACGCCGACGGACCCGGAACGGTACGGCTGAGCGGGGTTCTCGACTGGGAGATGTCCACGCTCGGCGACCCGCTCACCGACCTGGGCATGCTGCTGTTCTACTGGGAGGCCCTGGCCCGGCTGGGCTCCCCGCTGGCCCGCACCGTCACCACCTCGCCCGGTTTCCCCGGTGCGGAGGAGGTGGCCCGACGATGGTCGGCGCGCACCGGTATCGGCATCGGCGACCTCGAATGGTACCTGGCCTTCGCGCATTTCAAGTTCGCGGCCATCGCCCTCGGCGTGCAGGCGCGCGTGGAGGCCGGTGCGATGGGCGGGCAGACCGTGGACGATCTGGGAGACCTGGTCGCCGGGCTCGCCGGGGCCGGCCTCACGATCGTTCGCTAG
- a CDS encoding acyl-CoA dehydrogenase family protein translates to MAFDLTLDPRVVQWRERIATFVADVVIPREQRVFEQGLTDGERRELQAAARAAGVWAPQVPRELGGGGFRLDEAAVLLEEAGTSLLGPLALNCSAPDEGNIHLLHLFATPAQRARYLVPLVNGDVRSCFAMTEPPPGAGSDPAALATTARRRDHRWLISGVKHLITGADGAAFAIVMARGGGGADLDQGATLFLVDTTAPGWRLDGHARTIDRTTVGGHCRIVLDDVEVGDDAVLGEPGEGFRHAQARLAPARLTHCMRWLGAARRAHGIALERAVGRQLFGSPLAGLGMAQQLIADNEIDLAAGRALLWQTAWQLATGARGTEESSRAKVFISEATARVVDRSVQLAGGMGTSEELVLGRIYADIRSFRIYDGSSETHRMSIARRAARRAAH, encoded by the coding sequence ATGGCGTTCGACCTCACTCTGGATCCGCGGGTCGTGCAGTGGCGCGAGCGCATCGCCACGTTCGTCGCCGACGTGGTGATTCCCCGTGAGCAGCGGGTTTTCGAGCAAGGGCTGACGGACGGCGAACGCCGCGAACTCCAGGCCGCCGCCCGGGCGGCCGGCGTGTGGGCGCCGCAGGTGCCGCGCGAGCTCGGCGGTGGCGGCTTCCGCCTGGACGAGGCCGCGGTGCTGCTGGAAGAGGCCGGCACCAGCCTGCTCGGGCCGCTGGCGCTGAACTGCTCGGCGCCGGACGAGGGCAACATCCACCTGCTGCACCTGTTCGCCACGCCCGCGCAGCGCGCACGCTACCTGGTGCCGCTCGTGAACGGCGACGTGCGTTCGTGTTTCGCGATGACCGAGCCGCCGCCGGGAGCGGGCTCGGATCCGGCGGCGCTGGCCACCACGGCCCGGCGGCGCGACCACCGGTGGCTGATCAGCGGGGTCAAACACCTGATCACGGGGGCCGACGGGGCGGCGTTCGCGATCGTGATGGCCCGCGGCGGGGGCGGCGCCGACCTGGATCAGGGCGCCACCCTGTTCCTGGTCGACACCACCGCGCCGGGCTGGAGGCTGGACGGCCACGCGCGCACCATCGACCGCACCACCGTGGGCGGGCACTGCCGGATCGTGCTGGACGACGTCGAGGTGGGCGACGACGCCGTGCTCGGCGAGCCCGGCGAGGGGTTCCGTCACGCGCAGGCGCGGCTGGCCCCGGCCCGGCTCACGCACTGCATGCGCTGGCTGGGCGCGGCCCGGCGGGCCCACGGCATCGCGCTGGAACGGGCCGTGGGCCGGCAGCTGTTCGGCTCGCCGCTGGCCGGGCTGGGCATGGCACAGCAGCTGATCGCCGACAACGAGATCGACCTGGCCGCCGGCCGGGCGCTGCTGTGGCAGACCGCCTGGCAGCTGGCCACCGGAGCGCGGGGCACCGAGGAGTCCTCGCGTGCCAAGGTTTTCATCAGCGAGGCCACGGCCCGGGTGGTCGACCGGTCGGTGCAGCTGGCCGGCGGGATGGGCACGTCGGAAGAGCTGGTGCTGGGCCGCATCTACGCGGACATCCGCTCGTTCCGCATCTACGACGGTTCCTCCGAGACGCACCGGATGTCGATCGCGCGGCGGGCGGCCCGGCGCGCGGCGCACTGA